The DNA window TTGAAACTAATGGATTTGGAATTGATACAGAAGAAGATCTAAAAAAGGCCGAAGCAAGACTTGCAATTGACAGATTATAATATTGAATTTAAATGCTCAGGTTGAAAGGCAAAAGGCAAAAGTGCGGAGCAGCTTTGGAAAACATAGCATTCTCTATTAGGGTGACCTAAAATCAATTTTATTGGATTTTTATTCCGGATTTCTTGCTCTGACATTACCTGTCTGCAAAATCCGCAAGGGGATGGCACATGTTTTGTTTCATTTTTCACGACTACGGCCATTGTAGAAATTATATAATTCGGATATCTTATGTTAGCTTGATGAATTGCAGTTCTTTCGGCGCAAATACCGCATGGATAAGAAGCATTTTCCTGGTTTGATCCAACTATAATTTCCGTTAAATTTTCTAACCGGATGGCTGCACCAACGAAAAAGTTGGAGTAGGGGGCATAGGAGGTCTCAGTAGCCAAGAGTGCAGATTCTAACAAGAGTAAATCTTCATCATTTAGCTGTGATCCTTTTGCAATCTGTTGGAAATTTATGTTAATAGTTTTATTGTTCATTTAACTTTTTTTAACCACAATTTTCTGGGTAACCGTTTCTGCAGTATGGGTCATTTGTATATAATAGAACCCATTATTCATTTTTGCAGATGGGAGCTGAATTATATTTTTTCCTTGGATAACAGGTATAGTTAGGTTATCTATTTGGTTAAAAGCAGGATCAAGAATTCTGAAATTGACTGACTTTATATTTGGATTATTGATATTGAATTCCACATTAAGATCAGTGGCGCCCAGAGGATTGGGGTAGAGACTCATTTTATTGGTTGCAAAATATGAACTGGAAAGCGATGCTATTGGTGATTCAGATTTGAAGTCATCAGTGTGAACGCTTACCAACTTGTAATAAACTTCTGTTGTGGCACTTTTGGAATCAGTAAATGAATAGTTTTTACTTGTAGTGGATTGAAGGCTTGCTATTGTCCTTCCAATAGAATCGAATTGTATGCCATTCAAACTTTTCAATATTATAAAGTGTTTTGAATTTTTTTCTAAATCAGTACTCCAACTTATGTTTTGAGTTGAACCAATCTTTCGGATTTTAAGGCTGCTAAATTTTGTTTCAGATTGAGTTAAAGTGGTTGCTTTTTGACCCCCTAAACCTATGGAATTCAATTCTGAAGTTTCGAATTCGATAGTATGCTCACTCGGTGAAATAGTGTTTAGCACAAATGAATTGGCACTTAAAGATGCGGAATGCTCATATTGCTTGTATTCGTTTGAAGTTGTAAGGGCATGATTTGATTCAGGATTTGGATTGCCGGGTGATTTAATGGTAAATAGTTTTAACTGTTCCTTCGTAAAACCGTTGAGTGAGCCCTGAAGATCTTCCAAATCTTTATTATGAACATAGATTTTAATTTTTACGGCTTTAGTGAGAAATTTGCTAGAGCTTATCTCCCAATACTTATTCATTGCGAAATATTCGATTTGTTTGTTGGTATAGGCAGCAGTAATTTTAGCTGCCTTTTTAGAGTTATAATTTGGAGTGGTGTGTTCTGTGATTTTTAAACTTCCATCAAGGATGGATCCAATATTATTTCCATTTGTTTGAATGGACATCATCAAAATGTCATCATTTTCATCAATGGTATTGTTGTCATAATAGTAGTTAGAAAAATTTCCATCATTGCATTCGAAATTAGCAGTTAAATGTTGATTGGCAGTAACCAATGTTTTTGCATTTGGAACATATTGATTTAGGCAGGTAGAAGCTGCAATTTTGCTTCTTATAAGGTCACCCGGTTCTTTTCCTAATCCAAGTGAAAGGTCTATTCCGGGTTGTCCTGATAGATAGCAATAACTCATGAGTGTTCCTTTTGTTGGCTTTTGGCCGGCCAAACAACTTCCTTCTACTTTTGCACAATTGTCAATGGGTTGATTTTTGTTTGGCCCCCAGACACATGCGTGTGTATGTCTTGATCCTAATACATGGCCAATTTCGTGTGCGGCTGAATATACATCATAGGAAAATACCGGAAGATCAGCAAAGTTTCCATTTACATTTACATAAGCATAAGAATAGTTTTTCTGACAAAGTGAATTAATATAGGCAATTCCACCTAATGATGCTTTCCCGTTTCTTGTAGCCCCTGAAAGGCAAAGAGAAATATTTCCATTATAAGTTTTGAATTTCAGCCTTAAGTGATCCAATTCTTCTGTCGCAGTGGTGTGTGGAAATCCATCAGGCGTTGTATGAATAATGATCTCAGAAATACTGATTTGAATATCTTCCCTTCGGTAAATGGTATTTATTTGGTTAAATAATCCAAGTATATAATTACTGACGTTTTGTGGGTTTTTATTAAATTTTACAAATAAGTCATAATCTGCCCGAATACTGATAGCAACCCTTTTACAAGATTCCTTCGTTCTGGAAATTAATAATCCTTTGTCTTCAATATAGTGCCTGATGTCATCTGTTTTACAGGAGGCCATTATTTCATTTACATTTTCAAGATTCACCTTTGTTAGATTGGTGATAATTTTGTTTTTATCATTAAGGGCCGGAGTTAGTGAAAAGCAATTGGATCTGTTTACCTGAACAATCCCTGATATACTATTTTTAAAAAGGCTTACACTAGCTATGGATTGCAGATCATTATTTATTATTCCCTTTAAGTGAATCCCTTTTTCCAGGCTGATCTCCTTTTGTGATTCATTATCTGAAAGGTAAAACTTAAATCCTGGTTCGAAAAAATCATAAGCTGTAAAATAAATTTTTTGCTTACCCAATTCCGGAAAGTTCAATTCGGATTGTACTAACTTGTTATTTGAATTCAACCATTGTTCAAAATAATTTATTTCAGTTTCAAGGGAAACATGATTTGCATTATTTTCTTGATGTTTTACCCCTTTAGTGAAAAGTGATTTTTTCTCAAGATCAAATGCTGCTTTTATTTCAGTAATAGAGTATGGATCCAATCTGAATTGAGCCTCAGCAGTAGTTGTCAGAAGAAGTAATGCGTAAATTACTATTTTGCGGAGCGAAGTATGCCTTTTGGATTTTGATCGATGAAATGACATGGGGGCTGATTTAAAGTTAGTTAAATAGTTAAATACACATTATATATTTCTATAATATGTTACTCAGCAAACAAGAATTATGCCAAATACTGGAAAAGCAATTAGCTTTTATGCAAAATGATAGCAATTTGGAGGAAATACAAAATTATATTCTAAAATCGGATTGGTTTAAGGTATATAATGCTGGTTTCAAGTCGATTGGTGCCGAGAAGTTACCAACTTTAGAACAGGTAATTAACTTACTCAAATTAAAATTTCCTGTACAATATGCAATTAATGAATCTGATTTTATGGGTTTGATATTGTATGTTGACACGTCTGTACTCATTCCTCGTCCGGAGACAGAAGAACTGACTAATTGGGTAAATCAGGAATTTAGGAATCAATCAGATTTAAAAGTTTTAGATGTTGGATGCGGTTCAGGATGTATAGCCATTTATTTGAAAAAGAGAAATCCTGATTGGAAAGTGGCTGGTTTAGATATTTCTTCAAATGCATTGAAAGTAGCCAAACTGAATGCATCCAAATTTAATGTGGAGATAGATTTTATTTTGATTGATTTCTTAGAAGTGAAGGATTTTGGAGCCCAAGCTTTTGATATAATTGTCTCCAATCCTCCCTATATCTCAAGGCAGGAATCGCATTTAATGTCACCACAAACGCTTGCTTTTGAGCCAGAAATGGCCCTTTTCCCTAAAGGGGGTGATCCACTGATCTTTTATAGAAAATTAGCTGAATTTGGACTTGCACATCTAAATCCAATGGGTAAAATTTATTGTGAAATAAATGAATTTTTAGCAAGGGAGACTGAAGAAATATTCAAATTTTTTGGCTACCGGTCAATTGAAATTCGTTCAGATATGCAAGGAAAACCAAGAATGTTAAGGGCACAGATTAATTAATGATTTGCAATTATTACTTTGAAGTTTCTTCCGGGAACCACTAAGTAATATACCCCATTCCTAATTCGTTCCCACTCATTGTAAATCCTATTAATAGAACTAAAGATTAGTTGTCCATCAATTGAGTACAATTTTACATTGTCGTTATCACTAAAGTGCTTTTGCAGTTCAGTTTTGGTTGAAATGAATATATTTTTATTATGATCGCTTGAAGTTGATTTAAATCCAGTTGGAATTTGAAATTCCGCATTAATTTTAAAAACACCTCTTCCGTGAGTAAATACCAAGATTTTATTTTCAGTACTTAAATAAATAAGATCGTAAACCGGAACAACATCTACATCGGAATCAGTAAAATTTATCCAACTTTTTCCCCCATCTCCACTGGCAAAAAGACCTAAATCACAACCTGCAAAAATGAAATCAGGATTTTGTTTATTGTACACAATGGTATGAAATGGCACATCGGGTAAGCCGTTGGATATTCCTACCCAATTTTCTCCAAAATCCTGGCTTACAAACAAATGTTCATTTTCAAACCCTCCCATGCTTACAAGCATAATAGAATCACTCTGAGGGTGGAATGAAATATCAGTAATAATTCTGTTGGGTAGAAAATTTGAAATTTCTTTGGAGGTTGTCCCCCCATCCACACTGAGGTATAATCTTACCCTCTGATTTAGATCCGGCATGGTTGAAAATGCCAGTATTGATTTATTTCGAGAGGAAAGTTCTATAGAATTTATAGGAGCTAGTGAAGGATTGCTGGATAGTGTAATCCAGGTCTTTCCATTATCCATAGACTTAATTAATTGTTTGCTTCCGCCATAAATAAGATTTTCATCTGTAAGACTCATTTTTAAAGGACTAATGAAGCAACTGGAAGGGTCAGGTTTAAGTACTTCAAGCCAGGTTTTACCAAAATCTGAAGACTTATAAAGATTCAGATTTTGGGCCAGACAATTCATGTTATTAGGATCTGAATGATTGATTGTGCAATAGGCACCATCTCCAACCGAAACCAATTTCCAGACTCCGTTTTGGTCCATTAATCCACAGTTATTGTCTTGTAAACCTCCCAAAATAATTTTTTCCGTTTTCTGATCTACTACCCCAGAATAGAATTGAGTTGTAAGTAATCCATCATTGCAAGAATAAAAACTAATACCGAAATCATCCGACCTGTAGACACCTCCATCGGTTGCCAGATAAATTTTAGATGGATCCAAAGGGTTTGAAACAATGTCATGAAAATCTGCATGTACTTTAATCTTATTTAAAGTATATCGATTGAATTGATTTCCATTGCCTAAACTATCGATGAACAAATCAACACCCCCGGCAATGATTTTACTGGAATCATTGTCTTTAATTTTTAAACCTCGTGCATACCAGCTTTGATAAGTTCCAATATCCGGAACTGAACTGTAGAAGTAATTTTTAAAACCATCTCTGGATCTTAACCATTGAACGGTTTCAAACTGGTCGGAAATTAAGGCATACTGTCGAAGCGGATTCTTTTGATAATTCGCCAACATAATCCTACCTCTTAAGTGATCAAATTGCGGCAAATTCATTTTCGACCACTGTGAGCCGCCATCTTGGCTTGTGAATATTCCAAATTCATCAGAATCAATTCCACCGACCCCTACAGTTATTGATTCCGGAGCGAGCGGATTGAGAATCATTTCCACTGCCATTTTTTTATCAAGGATTAAATTCCAATGGCTTCCATGATCAATTGATTTTAAAATACCTTTGGTGGTAGCAGTATATACAATGTCTGGACTTTTGGGGTCAATAATAATTCGCCAGACACCTTGATATTCTTCCATTCCCCAATCCAAAGATTTACTCCAGGAGATTCCACCGTCGGTTGATTTTAAAATGCCTATCCCCCAAGAACCTCTTAATGTTCTTACATATTTTCCACCATCGGTTCCTTGATAGTTGTAGATCTCCCCGGTACCAATGTACATTGTCTGAGGATTTTTTGGATTAATCGCAATACTGGTTACACCCAATACCGGGTAGCCGGTCTGGACAGAAGTCCATGCATTAAGGCCTCTACCTCCGGTGGTCGATTTCCATAAACCTGCTCCTGCTGTGCCAACCCATACTTGGTTTGTATCAACCGGATGAACAACAATGGTTAGACATCTTCCTGCAATTTTATTTGGACCAAGACTTTCCCATTGATTTTCAGTTCTGTAGTTTATTGGCGACTTGGTGAAATGTTGCATTTCATTAAAAGCACGGGAATACAGATTTGCAGGAATAAAATGAAAGGGAAAAGTTCTTTTAATATTTTCAAACTCAAGGGCATTTAAGGCACCCGATTCTGCTTTTGGTGGAAATATTTCCTTTTTTGTACAGGAGCTAAGACAGATAAACGAAAAGGAAATTAGAAAAATGAATTGTTTCAAAAATAAGTTCATCCTCCGGTTCTCTTGGTGTTTTTGAAACCCTTTTGAATTAGGATTTCAATAATCTTTTTTACATGATCCCCTTGAATTAATATTTCTCCATCTTTTACACTGCCTCCTACACCACATTTCTGTTTCAAAAATTTTGCAAGTTCCTCTAATTTGTCATCCGTTAATTGCAGCCCCATGATTTTTGAAACTGCTTTTCCGCCTCTGTGTTTTGTCTCCAATTGTACTCTTACAATTTGACTGCTGAAAGAGGTTTGTTCGGTTAAATCATCTTCTTTATCAGAATTATTAGAGACATGAGTGGAATATACAAGTCCGAGATCTGAGAGATTATTTAACTTTTTTATCATAATTATATCTTTTGACCTTTCAAAGCTTCCTGAATTGTATTGTCCATCGCAAGGTGTGCTAGAGGTGTAGTAATCTCTTTTAATTTTTCCATAAATTCCTGAATATTTTCCTTGGCTTTTAAATTGATTTGAGATTTCAGTTCTTTACAAATATTCTTGATTTCAACATCTGTTTTCGGATTGATCCATGAATGGTGATTTTTTAAAAATTTTTCAGTGTGCAAGATCAAAATTTCTGCCTCATTGATCAAATCAAGCAAGGATTTTTTTTCAATATCTGAAGCAGCATGTAAGATTGATTCAGAAAGCATTCTGGCCATTTCGTGCGGACTCAATGAAAATTGTGATTTAATTTCAATTTCTTGCTCTTGGCCGGACCTTAATTCTTTTGCTTTCACTTTTAAAATTCCGTCTACATCCACATGGAAGCTAACTTCTATTTTGGGTATCCCTGTTGCCATTGGAGGAATTTTGTCCAGTATAAATTCTCCAAGCAGCCGGTTGTGTTCTACTAAGTCTCTTTCTCCTTGATAAACTGCAATTCTTAATTTGACTTGACCATCTTTGGAGGTTGTATAATTTCTGGCCTGGTGTATCGGAAGTTTCGAGTTTCTAGGTATGATTACATCCATTAACCCTCCTAATGTTTCAATGCCCAGTGAAAGTGGATTTACATCTAAAAGGAGAAGATCTTTTCTCTTTCCACTCAGAATATCAGCCTGAATGGAAGCGCCGAGACAAACAGCTTCGTCAGGATTAAGGCTGTCGTTGGGCACTTTTTTAAAAAAATTATTTACTGCAGATTTTACAATCTGCATCCTGGTTGATCCTCCTACCAATAAAACTTCATCTAGGTCAGTTAATGCTAATCCGCTGTCTTTGATTGCAAGTGTGCAGCAGTCCAATGTTTTTTGTATTAAGGAAGCAGTACATTTTTCAAATTCACTTTGATTGATGTCCAGCTTAATTCCATTCCATTCGGTTGTATGAATTTTGTTTATATTAAGATTTATTTTGGCTTCTTCTGCGAGAATTCTCAGACTATTTTTTTGTGCAAAGTCCTCTGGAATGATCAAATTAAATTTTTGCACCCAAAAGTCAATAATGGCGTGATCAAAGTCATCACCTCCCAGGTAAGTATCTCCTCTGGTGGCCAATACGTCAAATATTCCATCCTCAATTCTAAGAATGGAAACATCAAAGGTTCCACCTCCTAAATCATAAACTGCAATGTTTTTAACATCCTGACGATCAAGGCCAATTCCAAATGCAAGGCTGGCTGCGGTGGGCTCATTGACAATTCTTAAGACATCGAGTCCTGCCAATCTGCCTGCATCCCTGGTAGCTTGCCTTTGGTTGTCATTGAAGTAAGCCGGGACGGTAATAACAGCCTTTTCAATTTTGGCCCCGATACTTAGTTCCGCTTCATTCTTTAGGTGTTTCAAAATCATGGAGGACAATTCGATCGGAGTGTAAAACTTATCTTTGATTTTAACTTTAATCAATTCATCAGAGCTTTCCTCACTGAGTTGGTACCCAAAGTGTTTTTTTTGATTTTGGAGATCATT is part of the Candidatus Vicinibacter affinis genome and encodes:
- a CDS encoding cytidine deaminase; translated protein: MNNKTININFQQIAKGSQLNDEDLLLLESALLATETSYAPYSNFFVGAAIRLENLTEIIVGSNQENASYPCGICAERTAIHQANIRYPNYIISTMAVVVKNETKHVPSPCGFCRQVMSEQEIRNKNPIKLILGHPNRECYVFQSCSALLPFAFQPEHLNSIL
- the prmC gene encoding peptide chain release factor N(5)-glutamine methyltransferase, whose product is MQNDSNLEEIQNYILKSDWFKVYNAGFKSIGAEKLPTLEQVINLLKLKFPVQYAINESDFMGLILYVDTSVLIPRPETEELTNWVNQEFRNQSDLKVLDVGCGSGCIAIYLKKRNPDWKVAGLDISSNALKVAKLNASKFNVEIDFILIDFLEVKDFGAQAFDIIVSNPPYISRQESHLMSPQTLAFEPEMALFPKGGDPLIFYRKLAEFGLAHLNPMGKIYCEINEFLARETEEIFKFFGYRSIEIRSDMQGKPRMLRAQIN
- a CDS encoding translation initiation factor, which codes for MIKKLNNLSDLGLVYSTHVSNNSDKEDDLTEQTSFSSQIVRVQLETKHRGGKAVSKIMGLQLTDDKLEELAKFLKQKCGVGGSVKDGEILIQGDHVKKIIEILIQKGFKNTKRTGG
- the hscA gene encoding Fe-S protein assembly chaperone HscA, whose amino-acid sequence is MGKVAINFKTGTIRKNEEIIVGIDLGTTNSLISFIKDSKPLIIKDINQKDLFVPSIIYINSEGKIIVGKEAKKQLSVDPECTIYSVKRLMGKSLNDLQNQKKHFGYQLSEESSDELIKVKIKDKFYTPIELSSMILKHLKNEAELSIGAKIEKAVITVPAYFNDNQRQATRDAGRLAGLDVLRIVNEPTAASLAFGIGLDRQDVKNIAVYDLGGGTFDVSILRIEDGIFDVLATRGDTYLGGDDFDHAIIDFWVQKFNLIIPEDFAQKNSLRILAEEAKINLNINKIHTTEWNGIKLDINQSEFEKCTASLIQKTLDCCTLAIKDSGLALTDLDEVLLVGGSTRMQIVKSAVNNFFKKVPNDSLNPDEAVCLGASIQADILSGKRKDLLLLDVNPLSLGIETLGGLMDVIIPRNSKLPIHQARNYTTSKDGQVKLRIAVYQGERDLVEHNRLLGEFILDKIPPMATGIPKIEVSFHVDVDGILKVKAKELRSGQEQEIEIKSQFSLSPHEMARMLSESILHAASDIEKKSLLDLINEAEILILHTEKFLKNHHSWINPKTDVEIKNICKELKSQINLKAKENIQEFMEKLKEITTPLAHLAMDNTIQEALKGQKI